A window from Osmia lignaria lignaria isolate PbOS001 chromosome 8, iyOsmLign1, whole genome shotgun sequence encodes these proteins:
- the LOC117606672 gene encoding uncharacterized protein LOC117606672 isoform X1: protein MFYLQITILCMAMVHVICDLPPGTRRNTYLPPEPTKGYNYDTPSIPFPRPSTTRPPFSSTQRYPSPKPTTKFPPRPTPSEGYPPPGPRPTPEFPDYGSSTRPTGNTITPSGHDHHHHEPGMPFDFNYAVKEDAFGNDYSHNAISDGDIVRGEYRVQLPDGRLQIVRYTADWKHGFSAQVSYDGNPRFDVPRPTSNFAGY, encoded by the exons ATGTTTTATCTTCAA ataACGATACTATGCATGGCAATGGTCCACGTGATTTGCGACCTACCACCAGGCACGAGACGCAATACGTACTTGCCACCAGAGCCAACGAAGGGCTACAATTATGACACACCTTCGATACCTTTCCCCAGGCCTTCTACAACGAGACCACCCTTCTCCTCCACACAACGTTACCCTAGTCCTAAGCCGACCACAAAGTTCCCACCTAGACCAACTCCCAGCGAAGGGTATCCACCTCCAGGTCCTAGGCCCACTCCAGAGTTCCCTGATTATGGCTCGTCGACCAGGCCCACAGGCAACACCATAACACCTAGCGGA CATGATCATCACCATCATGAACCAGGCATGCCGTTCGACTTCAACTATGCCGTGAAGGAAGACGCATTCGGCAACGACTACTCCCATAACGCTATAAGCGATGGCGACATCGTACGTGGGGAGTACAGAGTTCAGCTTCCAGATGGAAGGTTACAGATAGTTCGTTACACAGCCGACTGGAAGCACGGTTTCAGCGCGCAGGTCTCCTACGACGGGAATCCCCGTTTCGACGTTCCTCGGCCGACCAGCAACTTCGCGGGTTATTAA
- the LOC117606672 gene encoding uncharacterized protein LOC117606672 isoform X2 gives MGITILCMAMVHVICDLPPGTRRNTYLPPEPTKGYNYDTPSIPFPRPSTTRPPFSSTQRYPSPKPTTKFPPRPTPSEGYPPPGPRPTPEFPDYGSSTRPTGNTITPSGHDHHHHEPGMPFDFNYAVKEDAFGNDYSHNAISDGDIVRGEYRVQLPDGRLQIVRYTADWKHGFSAQVSYDGNPRFDVPRPTSNFAGY, from the exons ATGGGA ataACGATACTATGCATGGCAATGGTCCACGTGATTTGCGACCTACCACCAGGCACGAGACGCAATACGTACTTGCCACCAGAGCCAACGAAGGGCTACAATTATGACACACCTTCGATACCTTTCCCCAGGCCTTCTACAACGAGACCACCCTTCTCCTCCACACAACGTTACCCTAGTCCTAAGCCGACCACAAAGTTCCCACCTAGACCAACTCCCAGCGAAGGGTATCCACCTCCAGGTCCTAGGCCCACTCCAGAGTTCCCTGATTATGGCTCGTCGACCAGGCCCACAGGCAACACCATAACACCTAGCGGA CATGATCATCACCATCATGAACCAGGCATGCCGTTCGACTTCAACTATGCCGTGAAGGAAGACGCATTCGGCAACGACTACTCCCATAACGCTATAAGCGATGGCGACATCGTACGTGGGGAGTACAGAGTTCAGCTTCCAGATGGAAGGTTACAGATAGTTCGTTACACAGCCGACTGGAAGCACGGTTTCAGCGCGCAGGTCTCCTACGACGGGAATCCCCGTTTCGACGTTCCTCGGCCGACCAGCAACTTCGCGGGTTATTAA
- the LOC117606669 gene encoding BBSome complex member BBS7 isoform X1, giving the protein MTLPLSRIDYTTVGVTSRGTMKIFPASEHRQTQKFAVADHDGILYVYGIKKGELQLSFKSLPGPRINKVVLGGPTRDRIFIAQDSTVKGYTKKGKLFLEFDTNLIDPITSLYVLGPNLAACARDLYHRYHDCKDADSYLAGEILYDVILLPADATFIYAILACGDCAIRVLHGTKTPAVLRLPSVPTVLSMCRERDAESKEHMLVGTMDGKVGLLILESNKTLRISWILNMTGSEVTSLDTYELQDGLDILIGRQDGTIEVYTFPEEDTLSLLRYRCNANESITSVRGGIIGAAGYPEVLVTTYSGKIFGLTTRPPGLLEADQNDGLMKLKAEIQLLQEKLNEEKEATNFTVDPLAPLILSVNHRIILNREDASYSLSVELDTPIDNILIQSDTPIELLDVESNSAVVSLSTCNPREGNFVLATYRCQVNTNHLEMKLRTIEGQSGTLQIYVTSQVQPKCCRRISIPVCALSLHVRLHENDGTEVHERGPFNELKVVGSFTIAEMHAWLSLALLDVPERPHLEEGEAVLTYISSFIGTVLKCKYKKGSAVFLGENVSSIIILRDVLTREATKRKIKLDVFCDVAEGSVSKVLELILPRLNGAHELTRKVKILNALEEWELKENPKDNLCSEYQELMQKETEIKSQMAKDSEILERLQAVITDLYVDWERAKRSRRITSKDAAEKLSAALESRDLVQLLQIFINTNNTVPAPASLSSIM; this is encoded by the exons ATGACTTTGCCATTGTCAAGGATAGATTATACAACTGTGGGTGTCACATCTCGAGGTACAATGAAGATTTTCCCTGCAAGTGAACACAGACAAACGCAAAAGTTTGCTGTTGCTGATCACGATGGGATACTATATGTCTATG GTATAAAGAAAGGAGAATTGCAACTGTCATTTAAATCATTGCCAGGACCAAGGATTAATAAGGTGGTTCTTGGTGGTCCAACGCGTGATAGGATTTTCATTGCCCAAGACAGTACTGTAAAGGGTTATACCAAGAAAGGAAAATTGTTCTTGGAATTCGACACAAATCTCATAGATCCTATTACATCTCT ATATGTGCTTGGTCCAAATCTTGCAGCATGTGCCAGAGATCTTTATCACAGATACCATGATTGTAAAGATGCTGACTCTTACTTAGCTGGTGAAATTTTATACGATGTGATACTCCTGCCTGCTGATGCCACCTTCATCTACGCTATACTTGCTTGCGGAGATTGTGCT ATAAGAGTTCTTCATGGTACAAAAACTCCAGCAGTTCTCAGACTTCCAAGCGTGCCTACAGTATTATCAATGTGCAG AGAACGCGATGCTGAATCTAAAGAACATATGTTGGTTGGAACCATGGATGGTAAAGTGGGCTTGCTGATTCTTGAAAGCAATAAAACTCTGAGAATCAGTTGGATATTAAACATGACAGGCTCAGAAGTGACTTCCTTGGATACCTACGAATTGCAAGATGGATTAGATATACTTATTGGTCGACAGGATGGTACCATTGAAGTATATACCTTCCCTGAGGAGGACACGTTATCCTTACTTCGGTATCGTTGC AACGCTAATGAAAGCATAACTTCAGTAAGAGGTGGAATAATAGGAGCTGCAGGATATCCTGAAGTACTAGTCACAACGTACTCAGGAAAAATATTTGGTTTGACTACTAGACCGCCTGGATTGTTGGAAGCTGATCAAAATGATGGTTTGATGAAGCTGAAAGCAGAGATACAACTTTTACAGGAAAAGCTTAACGAGGAAAAAGAAGCAACTAATTTCACTGTTGATCCTTTAGCACCACTGATTCTATCAGTGAATCATAG GATAATTTTAAATAGAGAAGACGCATCGTATTCACTTTCAGTAGAACTGGACACACCGATTGATAACATTTTGATACAATCAGACACACCGATAGAGTTATTGGATGTGGAAAGTAACAGTGCGGTTGTTAGCCTTTCGACTTGTAATCCTAGAGAAGGCAATTTTGTTCTTGCTACTTATCGCTGCCAa GTAAACACCAATCATCTTGAAATGAAGTTAAGAACTATCGAAGGTCAATCTGGTACCCTGCAAATTTATGTCACTTCACAG GTACAACCAAAATGTTGCCGTAGAATATCAATACCTGTATGTGCCTTATCTCTTCACGTAAGGCTACATGAAAATGATGGTACAGAGGTTCATGAAAGAGGTCCTTTTAACGAATTAAAAGTAGTTGGAAGCTTCACCATTGCTGAG atGCATGCTTGGCTTTCTCTTGCATTACTTGATGTTCCTGAAAGGCCTCATTTGGAAGAAGGAGAGGCTGTTTTAACATACATTTCATCCTTTATTGGCACAGTTCTAAAATGCAAATATAA GAAAGGAAGCGCCGTTTTTCTTGGAGAAAATGTATCAAGCATTATAATTCTCAGGGACGTGTTAACGAGAGAagcaacaaaaagaaaaatcaaattagaCGTCTTCTGTG ATGTTGCAGAAGGAAGCGTATCCAAAGTATTGGAATTAATTCTTCCACGATTGAACGGTGCCCATGAATTGACTAGGAAAGTGAAAATTCTGAACGCCCTTGAGGAATGGGAGCTGAAAGAAAATCCAAAAGACAATCTGTGCTCTGAATATCAAGAATTGATGCAGAAAGAAACAGAGATCAAGTCACAGATGGCAAAAGACAGTGAAATTTTAGAAAGATTACAAGCAGTAATTACAGATCTCTACGTCGATTGGGAAAGAGCTAAACGTTCTCGTAG aATTACTAGCAAAGACGCTGCAGAAAAGCTTAGCGCAGCACTTGAATCCAGGGATCTGGTTCAACTGTTACAAATTTTCATAAACACAAATAACACGGTGCCTGCACCAGCTTCGTTATCTTCAATTATGTAA
- the LOC117606670 gene encoding uncharacterized protein LOC117606670 — protein MEVTTEEAQAVLLEGMEGAQYITIQRADGEPLSKSVPLLTLNGELIPEGMVVDMINAGVGTDYGTATQYYEADDLLQHELTEEDRRLAAALVAVQLQQQQKQQQLHSQSQHEDSTLPDVSHLETLTPVNTYSIQTVPEPNAPPVYPTLQPFKRITHNVKQEFINVKSEYDVDVSAESSEDATPSSGPKRSLPHKKRIPRNFKQQTKRNSTRKDSSRLNSDGINAESSTDTQAHVFKCELCSSKFSSQLKFFEHLKVHYEPVKQETRIAQATNTNITISVPETVQSLENTVIEEFSEPEDLMEGIRGVVEETGAHIDDETESPLSTVNNESPLWTITDVTEHVHRDHVKPATVNEQTLHNKEKTDIPQTMKKKKILKARKSNDELMCSQCDRTFHHKNSLVYHMRSHSGERPHQCEVCGKSFFAPSALKVHKRLHSGDKPYKCEECGRHFRQWGDLKYHSTSIHSEQKQYQCEYCGKDFARKYSLIVHRRIHTGEKNYRCEFCNKTFRASSYLQNHRRIHTGEKPHQCAVCGKPFRVRSDMKRHMHTHSRGRTDRPLNRVISGKSIDDENDKGSQAKTIQDLVRDLKLEVEATGVVEIVPPDDNPESILPHAGGQTLEYTVTASTDGNSDRDPLEAVVRTTDNMQYFFM, from the exons ATGGAGGTTACAACGGAGGAAGCACAAGCAGTGCTGCTGGAGGGAATGGAGGGTGCACAGTATATTACTATTCAAAGGGCTGATGGGGAACCATTAAGCAAAAGTGTTCCTCTCTTAACTCTCAATGGGGAATTAATCCCTGAAGGAATGGTTGTTGATATGATCAATGCCGGTGTTGGTACAGATTATGGTACAGCAACCCAATATTACGAGGCAGATGATTTATTACAACATGAATTAACAGAG GAAGATCGTAGATTGGCAGCTGCTTTGGTTGCTGTTCAGTTGCAGCAACAACAGAAACAACAACAGCTTCACAGTCAATCTCAGCACGAAGATTCAACTTTACCAGACGTTTCTCATTTAGAAACTTTAACACCGGTTAATACGTACTCCATTCAAACTGTACCAGAACCCAATGCTCCGCCTGTATACCCCACCTTGCAACCTTTCAAGCGAATCACGCATAACGTAAAGCAAGAGTTCATAAACGTTAAAAGCGAATATGACGTGGACGTGTCGGCTGAAAGTAGCGAGGATGCGACCCCAAGCTCCGGACCAAAAAGATCCTTACCACATAAAAAGAGGATTCCCCGTAATTTCAAACAGCAAACCAAGAGAAATTCGACGAGGAAAGATAGTAGTAGATTGAATTCAGACGGCATTAATGCTGAATCGTCTACCGATACCCAGGCTCATGTATTTAAGTGTGAGCTATGTAGTTCTAAGTTTAGTagtcaattgaaattttttgaacACCTCAAG GTGCATTACGAGCCTGTGAAGCAAGAAACCAGGATAGCACAAGCAACAAATACAAATATCACTATATCTGTACCGGAAACTGTTCAGAGTCTTGAAAACACAGTGATAGAAGAGTTCAGTGAACCTGAGGATCTCATGGAAGGCATCAGGGGCGTTG TGGAGGAAACGGGTGCTCATATAGACGACGAAACAGAGTCTCCGTTATCCACTGTAAACAATGAATCGCCATTGTGGACAATTACCGATGTCACGGAGCATGTACATAGGGACCACGTGAAACCGGCGACTGTTAATGAACAAACTCTACACAACAAAGAAAAGACTGACATTccacaaacaatgaaaaaaaagaagatactgAAAGCAAGGAAATCAA atGATGAACTGATGTGTTCCCAATGCGATCGGACATTCCACCACAAAAATAGTTTAGTGTATCACATGCGATCTCACAGTGGTGAACGACCGCATCAGTGCGAAGTTTGTGGAAAAAGTTTCTTTGCTCCCAGCGCGTTGAAG GTACACAAGCGTCTTCATAGCGGTGACAAGCCGTACAAATGCGAAGAATGCGGACGACATTTTCGTCAATGGGGTGATTTAAAGTATCATTCGACTAGTATCCATTCGGAACAGAAACAATACCAGTGCGAATACTGTGGTAAAGACTTCGCGCGAAAGTATTCTTTGATTGTTCACAGAAGAATACATACCGGTGAAAAGAACTATAGATGTGAATTCTGTAATAAAACATTCAGAGCTAGTAGTTATTTACAGAATCATCGACGTATACATACGGGGGAGAAACCTCATCAGTGCGCGGTGTGTGGAAAACCGTTCAGAGTGCGAAGTGATATGAAGAGGCATATGCATACGCATTCTAGGGGAAGAACCGATAGACCATTGAACAGAGTTATATCAGGGAAGAGTATAGACGATGAAAACGATAAGGGATCGCAGGCAAAAACGATCCAGGATCTCGTTAGAGATTTGAAATTGGAAGTCGAAGCAACAGGTGTGGTGGAAATCGTTCCACCCGATGATAATCCTGAAAGCATTTTACCGCATGCCGGCGGACAGACTTTAGAGTACACAGTTACAGCATCAACGGACGGTAATTCGGACAGAGATCCGTTGGAAGCGGTTGTACGTACAACTGATAACAT gCAATATTTCTTCATGTAA
- the LOC117606669 gene encoding BBSome complex member BBS7 isoform X2, whose product MTLPLSRIDYTTVGVTSRGIKKGELQLSFKSLPGPRINKVVLGGPTRDRIFIAQDSTVKGYTKKGKLFLEFDTNLIDPITSLYVLGPNLAACARDLYHRYHDCKDADSYLAGEILYDVILLPADATFIYAILACGDCAIRVLHGTKTPAVLRLPSVPTVLSMCRERDAESKEHMLVGTMDGKVGLLILESNKTLRISWILNMTGSEVTSLDTYELQDGLDILIGRQDGTIEVYTFPEEDTLSLLRYRCNANESITSVRGGIIGAAGYPEVLVTTYSGKIFGLTTRPPGLLEADQNDGLMKLKAEIQLLQEKLNEEKEATNFTVDPLAPLILSVNHRIILNREDASYSLSVELDTPIDNILIQSDTPIELLDVESNSAVVSLSTCNPREGNFVLATYRCQVNTNHLEMKLRTIEGQSGTLQIYVTSQVQPKCCRRISIPVCALSLHVRLHENDGTEVHERGPFNELKVVGSFTIAEMHAWLSLALLDVPERPHLEEGEAVLTYISSFIGTVLKCKYKKGSAVFLGENVSSIIILRDVLTREATKRKIKLDVFCDVAEGSVSKVLELILPRLNGAHELTRKVKILNALEEWELKENPKDNLCSEYQELMQKETEIKSQMAKDSEILERLQAVITDLYVDWERAKRSRRITSKDAAEKLSAALESRDLVQLLQIFINTNNTVPAPASLSSIM is encoded by the exons ATGACTTTGCCATTGTCAAGGATAGATTATACAACTGTGGGTGTCACATCTCGAG GTATAAAGAAAGGAGAATTGCAACTGTCATTTAAATCATTGCCAGGACCAAGGATTAATAAGGTGGTTCTTGGTGGTCCAACGCGTGATAGGATTTTCATTGCCCAAGACAGTACTGTAAAGGGTTATACCAAGAAAGGAAAATTGTTCTTGGAATTCGACACAAATCTCATAGATCCTATTACATCTCT ATATGTGCTTGGTCCAAATCTTGCAGCATGTGCCAGAGATCTTTATCACAGATACCATGATTGTAAAGATGCTGACTCTTACTTAGCTGGTGAAATTTTATACGATGTGATACTCCTGCCTGCTGATGCCACCTTCATCTACGCTATACTTGCTTGCGGAGATTGTGCT ATAAGAGTTCTTCATGGTACAAAAACTCCAGCAGTTCTCAGACTTCCAAGCGTGCCTACAGTATTATCAATGTGCAG AGAACGCGATGCTGAATCTAAAGAACATATGTTGGTTGGAACCATGGATGGTAAAGTGGGCTTGCTGATTCTTGAAAGCAATAAAACTCTGAGAATCAGTTGGATATTAAACATGACAGGCTCAGAAGTGACTTCCTTGGATACCTACGAATTGCAAGATGGATTAGATATACTTATTGGTCGACAGGATGGTACCATTGAAGTATATACCTTCCCTGAGGAGGACACGTTATCCTTACTTCGGTATCGTTGC AACGCTAATGAAAGCATAACTTCAGTAAGAGGTGGAATAATAGGAGCTGCAGGATATCCTGAAGTACTAGTCACAACGTACTCAGGAAAAATATTTGGTTTGACTACTAGACCGCCTGGATTGTTGGAAGCTGATCAAAATGATGGTTTGATGAAGCTGAAAGCAGAGATACAACTTTTACAGGAAAAGCTTAACGAGGAAAAAGAAGCAACTAATTTCACTGTTGATCCTTTAGCACCACTGATTCTATCAGTGAATCATAG GATAATTTTAAATAGAGAAGACGCATCGTATTCACTTTCAGTAGAACTGGACACACCGATTGATAACATTTTGATACAATCAGACACACCGATAGAGTTATTGGATGTGGAAAGTAACAGTGCGGTTGTTAGCCTTTCGACTTGTAATCCTAGAGAAGGCAATTTTGTTCTTGCTACTTATCGCTGCCAa GTAAACACCAATCATCTTGAAATGAAGTTAAGAACTATCGAAGGTCAATCTGGTACCCTGCAAATTTATGTCACTTCACAG GTACAACCAAAATGTTGCCGTAGAATATCAATACCTGTATGTGCCTTATCTCTTCACGTAAGGCTACATGAAAATGATGGTACAGAGGTTCATGAAAGAGGTCCTTTTAACGAATTAAAAGTAGTTGGAAGCTTCACCATTGCTGAG atGCATGCTTGGCTTTCTCTTGCATTACTTGATGTTCCTGAAAGGCCTCATTTGGAAGAAGGAGAGGCTGTTTTAACATACATTTCATCCTTTATTGGCACAGTTCTAAAATGCAAATATAA GAAAGGAAGCGCCGTTTTTCTTGGAGAAAATGTATCAAGCATTATAATTCTCAGGGACGTGTTAACGAGAGAagcaacaaaaagaaaaatcaaattagaCGTCTTCTGTG ATGTTGCAGAAGGAAGCGTATCCAAAGTATTGGAATTAATTCTTCCACGATTGAACGGTGCCCATGAATTGACTAGGAAAGTGAAAATTCTGAACGCCCTTGAGGAATGGGAGCTGAAAGAAAATCCAAAAGACAATCTGTGCTCTGAATATCAAGAATTGATGCAGAAAGAAACAGAGATCAAGTCACAGATGGCAAAAGACAGTGAAATTTTAGAAAGATTACAAGCAGTAATTACAGATCTCTACGTCGATTGGGAAAGAGCTAAACGTTCTCGTAG aATTACTAGCAAAGACGCTGCAGAAAAGCTTAGCGCAGCACTTGAATCCAGGGATCTGGTTCAACTGTTACAAATTTTCATAAACACAAATAACACGGTGCCTGCACCAGCTTCGTTATCTTCAATTATGTAA
- the LOC117606671 gene encoding transmembrane protein 184C, whose amino-acid sequence MASICRRWRLWILPVLTCLYALLIIILVPILLANSIKNGFRKQDQGALVGGAFVLLALPIAFYEIVQHMIYYTQPRLQKYIIRILWMVPIYAVNAWLGLVYPEGSIYVDSLRECYEAYVIYNFMMYLLAYLDADRQLEHRLEMSPQVHHMFPLCCLPDWEMGREFVHMCKHGILQYTAVRPITTLMSFICELNGVYGEGEFRTDVAFPYMIALNNLSQFVAMYCLVLFYRANAEALKPMKPIGKFLCIKAVVFFSFFQGVIVALLVYFDVISSIFNTNDMDDIRNISSKLQDFLICIEMFLAAVAHHYSFTYKPFVNLAQGQAWWDAFRAMWDVSDVHNDIKEHLGVVGSSLSRRIRGRSAYQQAWGSATERTSLLPEASVTTTRSAPACSFYNTGEIDQNDAPVDLVPDVQDTTNAVKT is encoded by the exons ATGGCTTCTATTTGTCGCCGCTGGAGACTATGGATTTTACCAGTTTTAACTTGTCTCTACGCGCTTCTAATCATTATTCTGGTACCAATCCTATTGGCGAATTCCATTAAGAATGGTTTCAGAAAGCAGGATCAAGGAGCGCTCGTGGGCGGTGCGTTTGTACTGCTTGCCTTACCCATTGCTTTCTATGAAATCGTTCAACACATGATATATTATACACAGCCGAGGCTACAGAAATATATTATAAG GATATTATGGATGGTACCAATTTATGCAGTAAATGCT TGGCTCGGTCTGGTGTACCCTGAGGGCAGTATATATGTGGACAGTTTGAGAGAATGCTATGAAGCATACGTAATATACAATTTTATGATGTATTTATTGGCCTATTTGGATGCTGATCGTCAGCTAGAACATAGGCTTGAAATGTCTCCTCAAGTTCATCATATGTTCCCTTTATGTTGTTTACCTGACTGGGAGATGGGCAGGGAATTTGTACATATGTGCAAACACGGGATATTACAATACACTGCTGTTAGGCCTATAACAACCTTGATGTCATT TATCTGTGAACTGAACGGAGTATATGGAGAAGGTGAATTCAGAACAGATGTAGCTTTTCCATATATGATCgctttaaataatttatcacaGTTTGTTGCTATGTACTGCCTGGTGCTTTTCTACCGTGCCAACGCAGAGGCTTTAAAACCGATGAAACCAATTGGCAAATTTTTATGTATCAAAGCAGTcgtatttttctctttctt TCAAGGTGTAATTGTTGCGTTATTAGTATACTTTGATGTCATCTCGAGTATCTTCAATACAAATGACATGGATGACATTAGAAATATATCGTCAAAATTACAAGATTTCTTAATTTGCATCGAAATGTTCTTAGCTGCTGTGGCTCACCACTATAGCTTTACGTATAAACCTTTTGTAAATCTAGCTCAAGGTCAAGCATGGTGGGATGCGTTCAG aGCTATGTGGGACGTCTCTGACGTTCACAACGATATCAAAGAACACTTAGGAGTAGTAGGATCATCGTTAAGTCGCAGGATACGTGGCCGTAGTGCCTATCAGCAGGCGTGGGGAAGCGCGACAGAACGTACGTCACTCCTTCCCGAGGCGTCTGTGACTACGACCAGGAGTGCACCAGCATGTTCCTTTTATAATACGGGAGAAATTGATCAGAACGATGCTCCCGTCGATCTCGTTCCAGATGTGCAGGATACCACGAACGCGGTGAAAACGTAA